A part of Homoserinibacter sp. YIM 151385 genomic DNA contains:
- a CDS encoding CPBP family intramembrane glutamic endopeptidase encodes MTSALVALLLVVLAVLVWRAVTRERRDYARFKRLRTTLARQRVYRRWLTESMALMGGLSAAILLAAWPFVPQALREAREPTWIAWPVAQLGTPPGVAVAAGLGILVLAALVVPVLALRGKVDEIPAVGDVGALLPRTRGELRWGAALGANAGVVEELLFRLALPALLFGVLGDGLLAFGIAAVLFGLLHLYQGWTGVLATTALGLVMTLVYVVTGSILWPILLHAAIDLRSLVLIPVALGGVWRER; translated from the coding sequence GTGACCTCCGCTCTCGTCGCGCTGCTGCTCGTCGTCCTCGCCGTGCTCGTGTGGCGCGCGGTGACGCGCGAGCGCCGCGACTACGCGCGGTTCAAGCGGCTGCGCACGACGCTCGCCCGGCAGCGCGTGTACCGGCGGTGGCTCACCGAGTCGATGGCGCTCATGGGCGGGCTCTCGGCGGCGATCCTCCTCGCGGCGTGGCCGTTCGTGCCGCAGGCGCTGCGCGAGGCGCGCGAGCCGACCTGGATCGCGTGGCCGGTCGCGCAGCTCGGCACGCCTCCCGGGGTCGCGGTCGCCGCCGGCCTCGGCATCCTGGTCCTCGCCGCGCTCGTCGTGCCGGTGCTCGCGCTCCGCGGGAAGGTCGACGAGATCCCCGCCGTCGGCGATGTCGGCGCGCTCCTCCCCCGCACCCGCGGCGAGCTGCGCTGGGGCGCCGCCCTGGGTGCGAACGCGGGCGTCGTCGAGGAGCTGCTGTTCCGGCTCGCGCTGCCCGCACTCCTCTTCGGCGTGCTCGGCGACGGCCTCCTCGCCTTCGGCATCGCGGCGGTCCTCTTCGGCCTGCTGCACCTCTACCAGGGCTGGACGGGGGTCCTCGCGACGACGGCGCTCGGGCTCGTCATGACGCTCGTCTACGTCGTCACCGGCTCGATCCTGTGGCCGATCCTGCTCCACGCGGCGATCGACCTCCGGTCGCTCGTGCTCATCCCCGTCGCACTGGGAGGCGTCTGGCGTGAGCGCTGA
- a CDS encoding iron-siderophore ABC transporter substrate-binding protein — protein MRITRTLAVLAAATLATGLAACSSGPAETGAGDGGDDAAFPVTIEHVYGETTIEAKPERVATVAWANHEVPLALGVVPVGMEKATWGDDDGNGILPWVEDALAELGGEEPVLFDGGDGIDFEAIADTQPDVILASYSGLTEEEYDTLSKIAPTVAYPEIAWGTTVDQMIELNSKALGLEAEGQALIEDLEAQTTEALEANPGLEDTKALFAFMDPSDFSQIGYYTLADTRPGFLAAAGLPQPSLIADDADTTEFYLSISSEEAEKFEDVDVFVTYGDPEGDLVEQMQADPLLSKIPAIAEGRIAILPDATPLAASANPGPLSIPWGLTDYFKILADAANAG, from the coding sequence TTGCGCATCACCCGAACCCTCGCCGTGCTCGCCGCGGCGACGCTCGCCACCGGCCTCGCGGCCTGCTCCAGCGGCCCGGCCGAGACCGGCGCCGGCGACGGCGGCGACGACGCGGCCTTCCCCGTCACGATCGAGCACGTCTACGGCGAGACCACGATCGAGGCGAAGCCCGAGCGCGTCGCCACCGTCGCGTGGGCGAACCACGAGGTCCCGCTCGCCCTCGGCGTCGTGCCGGTGGGCATGGAGAAGGCGACCTGGGGCGACGACGACGGCAACGGCATCCTCCCCTGGGTCGAGGACGCGCTCGCGGAGCTCGGCGGCGAGGAGCCCGTGCTCTTCGACGGCGGCGACGGCATCGACTTCGAGGCGATCGCCGACACCCAGCCCGATGTGATCCTCGCCTCCTACTCCGGCCTCACCGAGGAGGAGTACGACACGCTCTCGAAGATCGCCCCGACCGTCGCCTACCCCGAGATCGCCTGGGGCACGACGGTGGACCAGATGATCGAGCTCAACTCCAAGGCGCTCGGCCTCGAGGCCGAGGGGCAGGCGCTCATCGAGGACCTCGAGGCGCAGACGACGGAGGCGCTCGAGGCGAACCCGGGCCTGGAGGACACCAAGGCGCTGTTCGCCTTCATGGACCCGAGCGACTTCAGCCAGATCGGCTACTACACGCTCGCCGACACGCGCCCCGGCTTCCTCGCGGCCGCCGGCCTCCCGCAGCCCTCCCTCATCGCGGACGACGCCGACACGACCGAGTTCTACCTCTCGATCTCGTCGGAGGAGGCGGAGAAGTTCGAGGACGTCGACGTGTTCGTCACCTACGGCGACCCCGAGGGCGACCTCGTCGAGCAGATGCAGGCCGACCCGCTCCTCTCCAAGATCCCCGCGATCGCCGAGGGCCGCATCGCGATCCTGCCGGACGCCACGCCGCTCGCCGCCTCCGCGAACCCCGGCCCGCTCTCCATCCCGTGGGGCCTGACGGACTACTTCAAGATCCTCGCCGACGCCGCGAACGCGGGGTGA
- a CDS encoding MazG family protein, with amino-acid sequence MSAPRPAPHPHPELDELIATLAHLRAPGGCAWDREQTHASLVQYLTEEAGELTEAIEEGGDGELVEELGDVLYQVLFHADIAEEAGRFTIEDVARHSREKMIGRHPHVFGDGAVVADTADAVAANWERWKAEQKPERTSVLDGIPAGMPALALADKTLGRAAKAGVEVEPKVGTAADEATLGRELLALVQGARSNGMDAERALRGAIRELREEVRAAEAAAR; translated from the coding sequence ATGAGCGCGCCCCGCCCCGCCCCGCACCCGCATCCCGAGCTCGACGAGCTCATCGCCACGCTCGCGCACCTCCGCGCGCCCGGCGGCTGCGCCTGGGATCGCGAGCAGACGCACGCGAGCCTCGTGCAGTACCTCACCGAGGAGGCCGGCGAGCTCACCGAGGCGATCGAGGAGGGCGGCGACGGGGAGCTCGTCGAGGAGCTCGGCGACGTGCTGTATCAGGTGCTCTTCCACGCCGACATCGCCGAGGAGGCCGGCCGCTTCACGATCGAGGACGTCGCCCGGCACTCGCGCGAGAAGATGATCGGCCGCCACCCGCACGTCTTCGGCGACGGCGCCGTCGTCGCCGACACGGCCGACGCGGTCGCCGCCAACTGGGAGCGGTGGAAGGCCGAGCAGAAGCCGGAGCGCACGAGCGTGCTCGACGGCATCCCCGCCGGCATGCCGGCGCTCGCGCTCGCCGACAAGACCCTCGGCCGCGCCGCGAAGGCAGGCGTCGAGGTCGAGCCGAAGGTCGGCACCGCGGCCGACGAGGCGACGCTCGGCCGCGAGCTGCTCGCCCTCGTGCAGGGTGCGCGGTCGAACGGCATGGATGCGGAGCGGGCGCTCCGCGGCGCGATCCGAGAGCTCCGCGAGGAGGTGCGGGCCGCCGAGGCGGCGGCCCGCTAG
- a CDS encoding ABC transporter ATP-binding protein: protein MTEHHTLEAQRVTLAYGDRTVADALDLRVAPGRVTAIVGPNGCGKSTLLRALARLIAPKTGEVLLDGAAIHGGHSKEIARVLGLLPQSPVAPEGIAVADLVGRGRTPHQKLLARWSAEDYDAVAAALEATGTTELADRSVDELSGGQRQRVWIAMALAQQTDILLLDEPTTFLDVAHQVEVLDLLAELNHERGTTVVMVLHDLNLAARYADELVVISEGRVHAQGAPGDIITADTVREVFGLDSRILEDPVSRTPMVVPIGRHRLA from the coding sequence GTGACCGAACACCACACGCTCGAGGCGCAGCGGGTCACGCTCGCCTACGGCGACCGGACGGTCGCCGACGCGCTCGACCTGCGGGTCGCGCCCGGCCGCGTCACCGCGATCGTCGGCCCGAACGGCTGCGGCAAGTCGACGCTGCTGCGCGCCCTCGCGCGCCTCATCGCGCCGAAGACGGGCGAGGTCCTCCTCGACGGGGCGGCGATCCACGGCGGCCACTCGAAGGAGATCGCGCGGGTCCTCGGACTCCTGCCGCAGAGCCCCGTCGCGCCCGAGGGCATCGCCGTCGCCGACCTCGTCGGCCGCGGCCGCACCCCGCACCAGAAGCTGCTCGCCCGCTGGAGCGCCGAGGACTACGACGCCGTCGCCGCCGCGCTCGAGGCGACCGGCACGACCGAGCTCGCCGACCGCAGCGTCGACGAGCTCTCCGGCGGGCAGCGGCAGCGCGTCTGGATCGCGATGGCGCTCGCCCAGCAGACCGACATCCTGCTCCTCGACGAACCGACCACCTTCCTCGACGTCGCGCACCAGGTCGAGGTGCTCGACCTCCTCGCCGAGCTCAACCACGAGCGCGGCACGACGGTCGTCATGGTCCTCCACGACCTCAACCTCGCGGCGCGCTACGCCGACGAGCTCGTCGTCATCAGCGAGGGCCGCGTGCACGCGCAGGGGGCGCCGGGCGACATCATCACCGCCGACACCGTGCGCGAGGTCTTCGGGCTCGACTCCCGCATCCTCGAGGACCCGGTCTCGCGCACGCCGATGGTCGTCCCGATCGGGCGGCACCGCCTGGCCTGA
- a CDS encoding FecCD family ABC transporter permease, whose amino-acid sequence MSDTVTTLTPPDAAPLRRPAAVRLAWLLAGAGAIVVLFVLSVSFGVREVSLAEIAAALTGDTSGISEAAVTRRIPRTVLALLVGAALALSGATMQAVTRNPLADPGILGVSSGAAFAVIVGIAFFGMSNPYAFMVVAIVGAAAAAVFVYGVGSLGRGGATPLKLALAGAATSAALSSLVSAILLPRVDIMTLFRAWQIGGVGGAQWERMGTVVPALALGALICLATARGMNSLALGDDLAAGLGEHVGRTRLLASVGAIILCGAATAIAGPIGFVGLVVPHLCRLLIGTDHRWLLPFSALVGAGLLLLSDIVGRVVARPEEIEVGIITAVIGAPFFIWVVRRQKVREL is encoded by the coding sequence GTGAGCGACACCGTCACGACGCTGACCCCGCCGGACGCCGCACCACTGCGGCGTCCGGCGGCGGTCCGCCTGGCCTGGCTCCTCGCCGGAGCGGGCGCCATCGTCGTGCTCTTCGTCCTCTCGGTCTCCTTCGGGGTCCGCGAGGTCTCGCTCGCCGAGATCGCCGCCGCGCTCACCGGCGACACGAGCGGCATCTCCGAGGCGGCCGTCACCCGCCGCATCCCGCGCACCGTGCTCGCGCTGCTCGTTGGCGCCGCCCTCGCGCTCTCCGGCGCGACCATGCAGGCCGTCACCCGCAACCCGCTCGCCGACCCCGGCATCCTCGGCGTCTCGAGCGGCGCCGCCTTCGCGGTCATCGTCGGCATCGCCTTCTTCGGGATGTCGAACCCCTACGCCTTCATGGTCGTCGCCATCGTCGGCGCGGCCGCCGCCGCCGTCTTCGTCTACGGCGTCGGCTCGCTCGGGCGCGGCGGCGCGACGCCCCTCAAGCTCGCCCTCGCGGGCGCCGCCACCTCCGCGGCCCTGAGCTCCCTCGTCAGCGCGATCCTGCTGCCGCGCGTCGACATCATGACCCTCTTCCGCGCCTGGCAGATCGGCGGCGTCGGCGGCGCCCAGTGGGAGCGCATGGGCACCGTCGTCCCGGCCCTCGCCCTCGGCGCGCTCATCTGCCTCGCGACGGCGCGCGGCATGAACTCCCTCGCCCTCGGCGACGACCTCGCCGCCGGACTCGGCGAGCACGTCGGCCGCACGCGCCTCCTCGCCTCCGTCGGCGCCATCATCCTCTGCGGCGCCGCGACCGCGATCGCCGGCCCCATCGGCTTCGTCGGCCTCGTCGTCCCGCACCTCTGCCGCCTCCTCATCGGCACCGACCACCGCTGGCTGCTGCCCTTCTCGGCGCTCGTCGGCGCCGGCCTCCTGCTCCTCTCGGACATCGTCGGCCGGGTCGTCGCGCGCCCCGAGGAGATCGAGGTCGGGATCATCACGGCCGTCATCGGGGCGCCCTTCTTCATCTGGGTGGTCCGCCGGCAGAAGGTGCGCGAGCTGTGA
- a CDS encoding FecCD family ABC transporter permease codes for MTATTARPAVTGAEIMAGRRARQRRRLVVTVVIAAIVVATYLVTLMVGNTFYGLDKVIRVILGETVPGASFTVGELRLPRVTQALLTGLAFGMAGVTFQTMLRNPLASPDIIGVTWGASAAAVVGIIILGVSETIVSLMALAAALLTALLLFALSNRGGFAGARLILMGIGIAAVLDSIVSYVLSRAAAWDMQTAMQWLIGSVNNASWDRVWPLALASLVLVPVLVLRSKDLDTLRLGDDSAAALGVRVRLTRFTLILAAVMLLAFATAASGPVAFVAFMAGPIAARLVGPGASLLVPAGLVGAALVMLSDLIGQFAFERYPVGVITGILGAPYLIYLLIRTNRSGGSL; via the coding sequence GTGACCGCGACCACCGCCCGCCCCGCCGTCACGGGCGCCGAGATCATGGCCGGTCGCCGCGCGCGACAGCGGCGCCGACTCGTCGTCACGGTCGTCATCGCGGCGATCGTCGTCGCGACCTACCTCGTGACCCTCATGGTCGGCAACACCTTCTACGGGCTCGACAAGGTGATCCGCGTCATCCTCGGCGAGACGGTGCCGGGCGCCTCGTTCACGGTCGGCGAGCTCCGGCTCCCTCGCGTCACGCAGGCGCTGCTCACCGGCCTCGCGTTCGGGATGGCGGGCGTCACCTTCCAGACGATGCTCCGCAACCCGCTCGCCTCGCCCGACATCATCGGCGTCACCTGGGGGGCGAGCGCCGCCGCCGTCGTCGGCATCATCATCCTCGGCGTGAGCGAGACGATCGTCTCCCTCATGGCGCTCGCGGCGGCCCTGCTCACGGCCCTCCTGCTCTTCGCGCTCTCGAACCGGGGCGGCTTCGCGGGCGCCCGCCTCATCCTCATGGGCATCGGGATCGCGGCCGTGCTCGACAGCATCGTCTCCTACGTGCTCTCGCGGGCCGCCGCCTGGGACATGCAGACGGCCATGCAGTGGCTCATCGGCAGCGTCAACAACGCGAGCTGGGATCGCGTGTGGCCGCTCGCGCTCGCGAGCCTCGTGCTCGTCCCGGTCCTCGTGCTGCGCTCCAAGGACCTCGACACGCTGCGCCTGGGCGACGACTCCGCGGCCGCCCTCGGCGTGCGCGTGCGCCTCACCCGCTTCACGCTCATCCTCGCCGCCGTCATGCTGCTCGCCTTCGCGACCGCGGCGAGCGGCCCGGTCGCCTTCGTCGCCTTCATGGCGGGCCCCATCGCCGCGCGCCTCGTCGGCCCCGGCGCCTCGCTGCTCGTCCCCGCGGGGCTCGTGGGGGCCGCCCTCGTCATGCTCTCCGACCTGATCGGGCAGTTCGCCTTCGAGCGCTATCCGGTCGGCGTCATCACCGGCATCCTCGGGGCGCCGTACCTCATCTACCTCCTCATCAGGACCAACCGCTCCGGAGGCTCCCTGTGA
- a CDS encoding putative protein N(5)-glutamine methyltransferase, whose protein sequence is MEADPLIARLRTAGSVYAEAEAALLRGDALDEVELEEWTARRVAGEPLEVIVGWAAFRGLRLRVAPGVFVPRARTGAVVERAVALLPEGSREVVVDLCCGVGAIGAAVQAERPEVELICADIDPTALECARENAPGAIVVEGDLFEALPTGILGRVSVLAANAPYVPSDDIPLMPREARLHEHRVALDGGVDGLAVHRRILQGAATWLAPGGHVLIETSRGQADELLAAAEAAGLRARITRDEELDGTVMIARLP, encoded by the coding sequence ATGGAGGCCGACCCGCTGATCGCGCGACTGCGCACCGCCGGCAGCGTCTACGCCGAGGCGGAGGCCGCGCTGCTGCGCGGAGACGCCCTCGACGAGGTCGAGCTCGAGGAGTGGACGGCCCGGCGCGTGGCGGGCGAGCCGCTGGAGGTCATCGTCGGCTGGGCGGCGTTCCGCGGGCTCCGGCTCCGGGTCGCGCCCGGCGTCTTCGTGCCCCGGGCCCGCACGGGCGCCGTCGTCGAGCGCGCGGTGGCCCTGCTGCCGGAGGGCTCTCGCGAGGTCGTCGTCGACCTCTGCTGCGGGGTGGGTGCGATCGGCGCCGCCGTCCAGGCCGAGCGTCCGGAGGTCGAGCTCATCTGCGCCGACATCGATCCGACGGCCCTCGAGTGCGCGCGGGAGAACGCGCCGGGCGCGATCGTCGTCGAGGGCGACCTCTTCGAGGCGCTGCCGACCGGCATCCTCGGCCGGGTCAGCGTGCTCGCGGCGAACGCGCCGTACGTGCCGAGCGACGACATCCCGCTCATGCCGCGCGAGGCGCGGCTCCACGAGCACCGGGTCGCCCTCGACGGCGGCGTCGACGGCCTGGCGGTGCATCGCCGGATCCTCCAGGGCGCGGCCACCTGGCTCGCGCCTGGCGGGCACGTGCTCATCGAGACGAGCCGCGGCCAGGCGGATGAGCTGCTCGCCGCCGCGGAGGCCGCGGGCCTGCGCGCGCGGATCACGCGGGACGAGGAGCTCGACGGCACGGTGATGATCGCCCGGCTTCCGTGA